One genomic region from Prionailurus bengalensis isolate Pbe53 chromosome C1, Fcat_Pben_1.1_paternal_pri, whole genome shotgun sequence encodes:
- the PTPRN gene encoding receptor-type tyrosine-protein phosphatase-like N isoform X1 produces MRRPRRPGGPGGSGGLRVLVCLLLLSSRPGGCSAISAHGCLFDRRLCSHLEVCIQDGLFGQCQVGVGQARPLLQVTSPVLQRLQSVLRQLMSQGLSWHDDLTQYVISQEMERIPRLRPPEPRPRDRSGLVPRRPGSAGELLLQGIPTGSTPAAQHRLPQPPVGGSGGGVGSPLSSLQAELLPPLLEHLLLPPQAPHPALSYEPALLQPYLFHQFGSRDGSRGSESSPGMVSVGPIPKAEPSALFSRTASKGMFGAHSDHSYGDPPGPSPGQLFQESGLFYLAQELPVPSRARAPRLPEQGGSSRPKDSSEGYEEEGLEGHREKLPSPAEQPADVTLQRLASVLAGYGVELRQLTPEQLSSLSALLQLLPKGSGRNLGGAVNVGADNKKTVEEQVQGGHTVEPPPPTPSLPGYPTASPTSSKAQRVLISGSSEPPKAIGHPATPVLLEKKSSLGQSQPTVVRPPSAQPSAEEYGYIVTDQKPLSLAAGVKLLEILAEHVHVSSGSFINISVVGPALTFRIRHNEQNLSLADVTQQAGLVKSELEAQTGLQILQTGVGQREEAAAVLLRPAHGTSPMRSVLLTLVALAGVAGLLVALAVALCVRQHARQRDKERLAALGPEGAHGDTTFEYQDLCRQHMATKSLFNRAEGPPEPSRVSSVSSQFSDAAQASPSSHSSTPSWCEEPAQANMDISTGHMILAYMEDHLRNRDRLAKEWQALCAYQAEPNTCATAQGEGNIKKNRHPDFLPYDHARIKLKVESSPSRSDYINASPIIEHDPRMPAYIATQGPLSHTIADFWQMVWESGCTVIVMLTPLVEDGVKQCDRYWPDEGSSLYHVYEVNLVSEHIWCEDFLVRSFYLKNVQTQETRTLTQFHFLSWPAEGTPASTRPLLDFRRKVNKCYRGRSCPIIVHCSDGAGRTGTYILIDMVLNRMAKGVKEIDIAATLEHVRDQRPGLVRSKDQFEFALTAVAEEVNAILKALPQ; encoded by the exons ATGCGGCGCCCGCGGCGGCCTGGGGGTCCCGGGGGATCCGGGGGTCTCCGGGTGCTCGTCTGCCTCCTGCTGCTGAGCAGCCGCCCGGGAGGCTGCAGCGCCATTAGTGCCCACG GCTGTCTGTTTGACCGCAGACTCTGCTCTCACCTTGAAGTCTGTATTCAGG ATGGCTTGTTTGGACAATGCCAGGTGGGAGTGGGGCAAGCCCGGCCCCTTTTGCAAGTCACCTCCCCAGTTCTTCAGCGCTTACAAAGTGTGCTCCGACAGCTCATGTCCCAAG GATTGTCCTGGCACGATGACCtcacccagtatgtgatctccCAGGAGATGGAGCGCATCCCCAGGCTTCGCCCCCCAGAGCCCCGTCCAAGGGACAG ATCTGGCTTGGTGCCCAGGAGACCTGGTTCTGCTGGGGAGCTGCTTTTACAGGGCATCCCTACTGGCTCCACCCCTGCTGCCCAGCACCGGCTTCCTCAACCTCCAGTGGGTGggagtggtgggggggtgggctctCCACTGTCCTCTCTGCAGGCTGAACTGCTGCCCCCCCTCTTGGAGCATCTGCTGCTACCCCCGCaggccccccaccctgccctgagCTATGAACCTGCCCTGCTGCAGCCCTACCTGTTTCATCAG TTTGGCTCCCGCGATGGCTCTCGGGGCTCAGAGAGCTCACCCGGGATGGTCAGTGTCGGCCCCATACCCAAGGCCGAACCTTCTGCCCTCTTCAGCAGAACTGCCTCCAAGGGCATGTTTGGGGCTCACTCTGACCACTCCTACGGGGATCCTCCAGGGCCTTCACCTGGTCAGCTTTTCCAGGAATCAGGGCTTTTCTACCTGGCCCAGGAGCTGCCAGTGCCCAGCAGGGCCAGGGCACCGAGGCTGCCAGAGCAAGGGGGCAGCAGCCGGCCAAAGGATTCTTCAGAGGGCTACGAGGAAGAAGGGCTAGAAGGTCACAGGGAGAAGCTTCCTTCTCCAGCAGAGCAGCCAG CAGATGTGACTCTGCAGAGACTGGCATCTGTGCTGGCGGGCTATGGGGTGGAGCTGCGTCAGCTGACCCCTGAGCAGCTCTCCAGCCTCTCAGCCCTGCTGCAGCTGCTGCCCAAGGGCTCAGGACGAAATCTGG GAGGGGCTGTAAACGTCGGAGCTGACAACAAGAAA ACAGTGGAAGAGCAGGTGCAGGGTGGACACACAGTGGAGCCTccgccccccacaccctcccttcCTGGATACCCCACTGCCAGCCCCACTTCCAGTAAAGCCCAGCGGGTGCTGATCTCTGGATCCTCTGAGCCCCCCAAAGCTATTGGCCACCCTGCCACACCGGTCCTGCTGGAGAAGAAAAGTTCCCTGGGCCAGAGCCAGCCCACAGTGGTGAGGCCGCCCTCAGCTCAGCCATCAGCAGAGGAGTACGGCTACATTGTCACTGACCAGAA gcccctgagtctggctgcaGGAGTGAAGCTGCTGGAGATCCTAGCTGAGCATGTTCACGTGTCCTCGGGCAGCTTCATCAACATCAG TGTGGTGGGACCGGCCCTCACCTTCCGCATCCGACATAATGAACAGAACCTGTCTTTGGCTGATGTTACCCAGCAAGCTG GGCTGGTGAAATCAGAACTGGAAGCACAGACAGGGCTCCAGATCTTGCAGACAGGAGTGGGACAG AGGGAGGAGGCGGCCGCAGTCCTTCTCCGGCCGGCCCACGGCACCTCTCCCATGCGCTCCGTGCTACTCACTCTGGTGGCCCTGGCGGGTGTGGCCGGGCTGCTGGTGGCTCTGGCAGTGGCTTTGTGTGTGCGGCAGCATGCACGGCAGCGGGACAAGGAGCGCCTGGCAGCCCTGGGGCCCGAGGGAGCCCACGGTGACACTACCTTTGAGTACCAG GACCTGTGCCGCCAGCACATGGCCACAAAGTCCCTGTTCAACCGGGCGGAGGGCCCGCCGGAACCTTCTCGCGTGAGCAGCGTGTCCTCCCAGTTTAGTGATGCGGCCCAGGCCAGCCCCAGCTCCCACAGCAGCACGCCATCCTGGTGCGAGGAACCCGCCCAGGCCAACATGGACATCTCCACAGGGCACATGATTCTG GCGTACATGGAGGACCATCTGCGGAACCGGGACCGCTTGGCCAAGGAGTGGCAGGCCCTGTGTGCCTACCAGGCAGAGCCCAACACCTGTGCCACCGCCCAGGGGGAGGGAAACATCAAAAAGAACCGCCACCCTGACTTTCTGCCCT ATGATCATGCTCGCATCAAGCTGAAGGTGGAGAGCAGCCCTTCTCGGAGTGATTACATCAACGCCAGCCCCATT ATTGAGCACGACCCTCGAATGCCAGCCTACATAGCCACACAGGGCCCGCTGTCCCATACCATCGCAGACTTCTGGCAG ATGGTGTGGGAGAGTGGCTGCACTGTCATCGTCATGCTGACCCCACTGGTGGAGGATGGTGTCAAGCAGTGTGACCGCTACTGGCCAGATGAGGGGTCCTCCCTCTACCACGTATATGAG GTGAACCTGGTGTCGGAGCACATCTGGTGCGAGGACTTCCTGGTGCGCAGTTTCTACCTGAAGAACGTGCAGACCCAGGAGACGCGCACGCTCACGCAGTTCCACTTCCTCAGCTGGCCGGCAGAGGGCACTCCGGCGTCCACCCGGCCGCTGCTGGACTTCCGCAG GAAAGTGAACAAGTGCTACCGGGGCCGCTCCTGCCCCATCATTGTGCACTGCAG CGACGGTGCAGGGAGGACTGGCACTTACATCCTCATTGACATGGTACTGAACCGCATGGCAAAAG GAGTAAAGGAGATTGACATCGCTGCCACCCTGGAGCATGTCCGTGACCAACGGCCCGGCCTCGTCCGCTCTAAG gACCAGTTTGAATTTGCTCTGACTGCTGTGGCGGAGGAGGTGAACGCCATCCTCAAGGCGCTGCCCCAGTGA
- the PTPRN gene encoding receptor-type tyrosine-protein phosphatase-like N isoform X2, giving the protein MRRPRRPGGPGGSGGLRVLVCLLLLSSRPGGCSAISAHGCLFDRRLCSHLEVCIQDGLFGQCQVGVGQARPLLQVTSPVLQRLQSVLRQLMSQGLSWHDDLTQYVISQEMERIPRLRPPEPRPRDRSGLVPRRPGSAGELLLQGIPTGSTPAAQHRLPQPPVGGSGGGVGSPLSSLQAELLPPLLEHLLLPPQAPHPALSYEPALLQPYLFHQFGSRDGSRGSESSPGMVSVGPIPKAEPSALFSRTASKGMFGAHSDHSYGDPPGPSPGQLFQESGLFYLAQELPVPSRARAPRLPEQGGSSRPKDSSEGYEEEGLEGHREKLPSPAEQPDVTLQRLASVLAGYGVELRQLTPEQLSSLSALLQLLPKGSGRNLGGAVNVGADNKKTVEEQVQGGHTVEPPPPTPSLPGYPTASPTSSKAQRVLISGSSEPPKAIGHPATPVLLEKKSSLGQSQPTVVRPPSAQPSAEEYGYIVTDQKPLSLAAGVKLLEILAEHVHVSSGSFINISVVGPALTFRIRHNEQNLSLADVTQQAGLVKSELEAQTGLQILQTGVGQREEAAAVLLRPAHGTSPMRSVLLTLVALAGVAGLLVALAVALCVRQHARQRDKERLAALGPEGAHGDTTFEYQDLCRQHMATKSLFNRAEGPPEPSRVSSVSSQFSDAAQASPSSHSSTPSWCEEPAQANMDISTGHMILAYMEDHLRNRDRLAKEWQALCAYQAEPNTCATAQGEGNIKKNRHPDFLPYDHARIKLKVESSPSRSDYINASPIIEHDPRMPAYIATQGPLSHTIADFWQMVWESGCTVIVMLTPLVEDGVKQCDRYWPDEGSSLYHVYEVNLVSEHIWCEDFLVRSFYLKNVQTQETRTLTQFHFLSWPAEGTPASTRPLLDFRRKVNKCYRGRSCPIIVHCSDGAGRTGTYILIDMVLNRMAKGVKEIDIAATLEHVRDQRPGLVRSKDQFEFALTAVAEEVNAILKALPQ; this is encoded by the exons ATGCGGCGCCCGCGGCGGCCTGGGGGTCCCGGGGGATCCGGGGGTCTCCGGGTGCTCGTCTGCCTCCTGCTGCTGAGCAGCCGCCCGGGAGGCTGCAGCGCCATTAGTGCCCACG GCTGTCTGTTTGACCGCAGACTCTGCTCTCACCTTGAAGTCTGTATTCAGG ATGGCTTGTTTGGACAATGCCAGGTGGGAGTGGGGCAAGCCCGGCCCCTTTTGCAAGTCACCTCCCCAGTTCTTCAGCGCTTACAAAGTGTGCTCCGACAGCTCATGTCCCAAG GATTGTCCTGGCACGATGACCtcacccagtatgtgatctccCAGGAGATGGAGCGCATCCCCAGGCTTCGCCCCCCAGAGCCCCGTCCAAGGGACAG ATCTGGCTTGGTGCCCAGGAGACCTGGTTCTGCTGGGGAGCTGCTTTTACAGGGCATCCCTACTGGCTCCACCCCTGCTGCCCAGCACCGGCTTCCTCAACCTCCAGTGGGTGggagtggtgggggggtgggctctCCACTGTCCTCTCTGCAGGCTGAACTGCTGCCCCCCCTCTTGGAGCATCTGCTGCTACCCCCGCaggccccccaccctgccctgagCTATGAACCTGCCCTGCTGCAGCCCTACCTGTTTCATCAG TTTGGCTCCCGCGATGGCTCTCGGGGCTCAGAGAGCTCACCCGGGATGGTCAGTGTCGGCCCCATACCCAAGGCCGAACCTTCTGCCCTCTTCAGCAGAACTGCCTCCAAGGGCATGTTTGGGGCTCACTCTGACCACTCCTACGGGGATCCTCCAGGGCCTTCACCTGGTCAGCTTTTCCAGGAATCAGGGCTTTTCTACCTGGCCCAGGAGCTGCCAGTGCCCAGCAGGGCCAGGGCACCGAGGCTGCCAGAGCAAGGGGGCAGCAGCCGGCCAAAGGATTCTTCAGAGGGCTACGAGGAAGAAGGGCTAGAAGGTCACAGGGAGAAGCTTCCTTCTCCAGCAGAGCAGCCAG ATGTGACTCTGCAGAGACTGGCATCTGTGCTGGCGGGCTATGGGGTGGAGCTGCGTCAGCTGACCCCTGAGCAGCTCTCCAGCCTCTCAGCCCTGCTGCAGCTGCTGCCCAAGGGCTCAGGACGAAATCTGG GAGGGGCTGTAAACGTCGGAGCTGACAACAAGAAA ACAGTGGAAGAGCAGGTGCAGGGTGGACACACAGTGGAGCCTccgccccccacaccctcccttcCTGGATACCCCACTGCCAGCCCCACTTCCAGTAAAGCCCAGCGGGTGCTGATCTCTGGATCCTCTGAGCCCCCCAAAGCTATTGGCCACCCTGCCACACCGGTCCTGCTGGAGAAGAAAAGTTCCCTGGGCCAGAGCCAGCCCACAGTGGTGAGGCCGCCCTCAGCTCAGCCATCAGCAGAGGAGTACGGCTACATTGTCACTGACCAGAA gcccctgagtctggctgcaGGAGTGAAGCTGCTGGAGATCCTAGCTGAGCATGTTCACGTGTCCTCGGGCAGCTTCATCAACATCAG TGTGGTGGGACCGGCCCTCACCTTCCGCATCCGACATAATGAACAGAACCTGTCTTTGGCTGATGTTACCCAGCAAGCTG GGCTGGTGAAATCAGAACTGGAAGCACAGACAGGGCTCCAGATCTTGCAGACAGGAGTGGGACAG AGGGAGGAGGCGGCCGCAGTCCTTCTCCGGCCGGCCCACGGCACCTCTCCCATGCGCTCCGTGCTACTCACTCTGGTGGCCCTGGCGGGTGTGGCCGGGCTGCTGGTGGCTCTGGCAGTGGCTTTGTGTGTGCGGCAGCATGCACGGCAGCGGGACAAGGAGCGCCTGGCAGCCCTGGGGCCCGAGGGAGCCCACGGTGACACTACCTTTGAGTACCAG GACCTGTGCCGCCAGCACATGGCCACAAAGTCCCTGTTCAACCGGGCGGAGGGCCCGCCGGAACCTTCTCGCGTGAGCAGCGTGTCCTCCCAGTTTAGTGATGCGGCCCAGGCCAGCCCCAGCTCCCACAGCAGCACGCCATCCTGGTGCGAGGAACCCGCCCAGGCCAACATGGACATCTCCACAGGGCACATGATTCTG GCGTACATGGAGGACCATCTGCGGAACCGGGACCGCTTGGCCAAGGAGTGGCAGGCCCTGTGTGCCTACCAGGCAGAGCCCAACACCTGTGCCACCGCCCAGGGGGAGGGAAACATCAAAAAGAACCGCCACCCTGACTTTCTGCCCT ATGATCATGCTCGCATCAAGCTGAAGGTGGAGAGCAGCCCTTCTCGGAGTGATTACATCAACGCCAGCCCCATT ATTGAGCACGACCCTCGAATGCCAGCCTACATAGCCACACAGGGCCCGCTGTCCCATACCATCGCAGACTTCTGGCAG ATGGTGTGGGAGAGTGGCTGCACTGTCATCGTCATGCTGACCCCACTGGTGGAGGATGGTGTCAAGCAGTGTGACCGCTACTGGCCAGATGAGGGGTCCTCCCTCTACCACGTATATGAG GTGAACCTGGTGTCGGAGCACATCTGGTGCGAGGACTTCCTGGTGCGCAGTTTCTACCTGAAGAACGTGCAGACCCAGGAGACGCGCACGCTCACGCAGTTCCACTTCCTCAGCTGGCCGGCAGAGGGCACTCCGGCGTCCACCCGGCCGCTGCTGGACTTCCGCAG GAAAGTGAACAAGTGCTACCGGGGCCGCTCCTGCCCCATCATTGTGCACTGCAG CGACGGTGCAGGGAGGACTGGCACTTACATCCTCATTGACATGGTACTGAACCGCATGGCAAAAG GAGTAAAGGAGATTGACATCGCTGCCACCCTGGAGCATGTCCGTGACCAACGGCCCGGCCTCGTCCGCTCTAAG gACCAGTTTGAATTTGCTCTGACTGCTGTGGCGGAGGAGGTGAACGCCATCCTCAAGGCGCTGCCCCAGTGA